In Arachis stenosperma cultivar V10309 chromosome 1, arast.V10309.gnm1.PFL2, whole genome shotgun sequence, one DNA window encodes the following:
- the LOC130938800 gene encoding probable disease resistance protein At5g66900, whose product MGGATAQQQELESIIEEVKTAQRCKQTRRILKSTLKGSKPLVYEIKQYNNDLDQPRDEIKALINENGAAQDSESPCCNCFSSCSLWFGKYFFHIPFYRIRSVRSERNSYCDAKEMLSNVRDVLELLSRQNIEKRLSGGSIKRRPCGFPEKPGFTVGLDEPLRRLKVEVLMEGVSVIVLTGLGGSGKTTLATMLCFDEQVKDKFDENILFVTFSKNPKLKTIVERLFEQCGYQVPEFKSDNDAVNQMVVLLRHIGTRPTLLVLDDVWPGSEALVEKFQIQMSQYKILVTSRVAFPRFASHFILKPLNQEDALTLFRHYALLERSCSDIPNEDIVQKVVSGCKGSPLAIMVMARSLSRQPYGFWLKIVEKLSQGHSILDSNAELVNCLQKILEVLQNKPFIKECFMDLGLFPEDQRIPVTALIDIWKELYGLDDDGQEAMTIINILDSMNLVKLSVARKSVCGVDNYYYNNHFLVLHDLVRELAIYQSNQEPIERRQRLMIDVNENASQRWLGKKQKGMMMARISSYLTRCVKQKAVQVTVRTLSISTDEAYPSLLSNVKTDETEVLIVDLRTKQYSFPESIEKMNKLKVIIVTNYGFHPSELNNFEKLSSLSNLRRIRLERISAPPLVILKNLRKISLYMCNMTQVFQNGNIPISEAFPNLVELSIDYCKDMVKLPNELCDITPLKNISITNCHKFNALPQDIGKLSKLELLRLSCCTDLQGLPNSIGRLSILRLLDISNCMNLPDLPEDIGNLRSLRNLYMTGCSNCELPFSVANLENLKVICDEETAASWEAFMPIIPNLKVEVPQVDVNLNWLHPLSS is encoded by the exons ATGGGAGGAGCCACCGCGCAACAGCAGGAGTTAGAGAGCATAATCGAAGAAGTCAAAACTGCTCAAAGATGCAAACAAACCAGGCGGATCCTAAAGTCAACCCTAAAGGGTTCAAAGCCTCTTGTGTACGAAATCAAGCAATATAACAACGACCTTGATCAACCAAGAGATGAAATTAAAGCTCTGATCAATGAAAATGGTGCAGCTCAAGATTCAGAATCGCCATGCTGCAATTGCTTCTCGTCTTGTTCCCTTTGGTTTGGTAAGTACTTCTTTCATATCCCTTTCTACAGGATAAGATCGGTGCGGAGCGAGAGGAACAGCTATTGTGATGCGAAGGAGATGCTTTCGAATGTTAGGGACGTTCTTGAACTTCTTAGTAGACAGAATATCGAGAAGAGGCTTAGCGGCGGTTCGATTAAGCGTCGTCCTTGTGGTTTTCCTGAGAAACCGGGTTTTACTGTTGGATTGGATGAGCCTTTGAGGAGGCTGAAGGTGGAGGTTCTGATGGAGGGCGTTTCGGTAATTGTATTGACTGGACTTGGTGGTTCTGGAAAGACTACTCTGGCTACAATGCTCTGTTTTGATGAACAAGTCAAAG ACAAATTCGATGAAAATATATTGTTTGTCACCTTCTccaaaaatcccaagttgaagaCCATTGTAGAGAGACTATTTGAACAATGTGGATATCAAGTGCCTGAGTTTAAAAGCGACAATGATGCTGTTAACCAAATGGTAGTTTTATTGAGGCATATTGGGACAAGACCGACGTTGTTGGTCCTCGATGATGTTTGGCCTGGCTCAGAAGCCCTTGTTgaaaaatttcaaattcaaatgtCACAGTACAAGATTCTAGTGACTTCAAGGGTTGCATTTCCTAGATTCGCCTCTCACTTTATCCTAAAACCACTTAATCAAGAAGATGCATTGACGCTTTTCCGTCACTATGCTTTATTGGAAAGAAGCTGCTCAGATATACCAAATGAAGATATTGTCCAAAAGGTTGTAAGTGGTTGCAAGGGTTCACCTCTTGCTATTATGGTGATGGCTAGATCCCTCAGTCGTCAACCTTACGGGTTTTGGCTCAAGATAGTAGAGAAATTGTCACAAGGTCATTCTATACTTGATTCTAATGCTGAATTGGTAAACTGTCTACAAAAGATCTTAGAAGTATTGCAGAATAAGCCCTTCATAAAGGAGTGTTTCATGGACTTAGGGTTATTCCCCGAAGATCAAAGAATCCCTGTCACTGCTCTCATTGATATATGGAAAGAATTGTATGGACTGGACGATGATGGCCAAGAAGCAATGACCATCATCAATATATTGGACTCCATGAATTTGGTTAAGCTCTCAGTAGCAAG GAAAAGTGTTTGTGGTGTAGACAATTACTATTACAATAACCACTTCCTCGTCCTACATGATCTTGTAAGAGAACTTGCAATTTATCAAAGCAATCAAGAACCAATTGAACGTAGACAGAGACTGATGATTGATGTGAATGAAAATGCTAGCCAACGGTGGCTCGGTAAGAAGCAGAAAGGCATGATGATGGCCCGCATTTCAAGTTATCTGACACGATGTGTTAAACAAAAGGCAGTACAAGTCACCGTCCGCACATTGTCAATATCAACTG ATGAAGCTTACCCTTCTCTCTTGTCCAATGTGAAAACAGATGAAACTGAGGTTTTGATTGTTGATCTCCGAACAAAACAGTACTCGTTCCCAGAATCGATTGAAAAAATGAACAAACTAAAAGTTATCATTGTTACAAATTATGGTTTCCATCCATCAGAACTGAACAATTTTGAGAAACTCAGTTCCTTATCAAACCTGAGAAGAATCAGATTAGAGAGAATTTCTGCTCCTCCGCTTGTCATATTGAAGAATCTAAGAAAAATATCCCTCTACATGTGTAATATGACTCAGGTTTTCCAAAATGGCAACATCCCAATTTCGGAAGCATTTCCAAATCTAGTCGAATTGAGCATTGACTACTGCAAAGATATGGTTAAATTGCCTAATGAGTTGTGTGATATTACCCCACTAAAGAATATCAGCATTACAAATTGTCACAAGTTTAATGCACTTCCCCAAGACATTGGAAAGTTATCAAAGCTGGAACTTCTAAGGCTTAGTTGTTGTACTGATTTGCAAGGGTTACCGAATTCAATTGGAAGGCTGTCGATTCTGCGTCTTCTTGACATCTCAAACTGCATGAACCTTCCAGATttaccagaagacattggaaaTCTGCGTAGTCTGAGAAACCTTTACATGACAGGTTGTTCAAATTGCGAATTGCCGTTCTCAGTCGCCAATCTTGAGAATTTAAAAGTCATATGTGATGAAGAAACTGCTGCTTCATGGGAAGCTTTCATGCCAATTATTCCGAATCTAAAGGTAGAGGTGCCTCAAGTTGATGTCAACTTAAATTGGCTTCACCCACTTAGCTCCTAA